A window of Salmo trutta chromosome 31, fSalTru1.1, whole genome shotgun sequence contains these coding sequences:
- the LOC115169752 gene encoding uroporphyrinogen decarboxylase, with translation MDKDDLILPKDFPKLKNDAFLLACRGQETPHVPVWCMRQAGRYLPEFRESRAGKDFFATCRSPAACCELTLQPLRRFPFDAAIIFSDILVIPQAMGMDVQMVAGKGPTFPEPLKEPEDLLLLQSKVDVNKELDYVFKAITLTRHKLEGKVPLIGFTGAPWTLMTYMIEGGGSTTQSKAKRWLYRHPEASHQLLKMLTDIIVEYLLGQVAAGAQALQVFESHAGCLGPVEFQEFSLPYLRDIARKVKDQLKESGLDVPLIVFAKDGHYGLEDLSQSHYEVVGLDWTVDPRSARERTGGKVSLQGNMDPCALYAPKERISEIVKKMLEGFGTRGYIANLGHGLYPDMDPENVGAFVEAVHTHSRHLLNLK, from the exons ATGGACAAGGACGAtttaatact CCCTAAAGACTTCCCCAAGTTGAAGAATGATGCATTCCTTCTTGCATGCCGTGGCCAAGAAACCCCTCATGTGCCTGTGTGGTGTATGAGACAGGCTGGACGTTACCTACCAG AGTTCCGCGAGTCCAGAGCGGGAAAGGACTTCTTTGCAACATGTCGTTCACCTGCAGCCTGCTGTGAACTCACTCTCCAG CCATTGAGACGTTTCCCATTTGATGCTGCCATCATCTTCTCAGACATCCTGGTTATCCCACAG GCCATGGGTATGGATGTCCAGATGGTGGCAGGAAAGGGCCCTACTTTCCCAGAGCCCTTAAAGGAACCAGAGGACCTGCTGCTCCTGCAGTCCAAGGTGGATGTCAACAAGGAGCTGGACTACGTCTTCAAGGCCATTACACTGACACGCCACAAACTGGAAGGCAAGGTCCCTCTCATCGGCTTCACTGGTGCCCCG TGGACCCTGATGACCTATATGATTGAGGGGGGAGGCTCAACAACGCAATCCAAGGCTAAGCGCTGGCTGTACCGTCACCCTGAAGCCAGCCACCAGCTGTTAAAGATGCTGACGGACATCATAGTAGAGTACCTGCTGGGACAGGTGGCTGCTGGAGCACAG GCCTTGCAGGTGTTTGAGTCCCATGCTGGCTGTCTGGGCCCAGTGGAGTTCCAGGAGTTCTCCCTGCCCTACCTCCGAGACATCGCCCGTAAGGTCAAGGACCAGCTGAAGGAGTCAGGCCTGGATGTCCCCTTG ATTGTGTTTGCCAAGGACGGCCACTATGGTCTGGAGGACCTCTCTCAGTCCCACTACGAGGTTGTTGGTTTGGATTGGACTGTCGATCCTCGCTCAGCGCG GGAGCGAACTGGAGGAAAGGTTAGCCTCCAGGGGAACATGGACCCCTGTGCGCTATATGCCCCCAAA GAGCGTATATCAGAGATAGTGAAAAAGATGCTGGAAGGCTTTGGCACCAGAGGGTACATTGCCAACCTGGGCCATGGGCTGTACCCTGACATGGACCCGGAGAACGTGGGTGCCTTCGTAGAAGCTGTCCACACTCACTCTCGCCACCTCCTCAACCTCAAGTAA